A window of the Nocardia sp. NBC_01329 genome harbors these coding sequences:
- the rpoB gene encoding DNA-directed RNA polymerase subunit beta, protein MLEGRILAVSTQTSANTKLGVSGGIPGAPLRVSFAKIREPLEVPGLLDLQTESFAWLVGTPDWRERAAARGDGGLVGGLEEVLEELSPIEDFSGSMSLSFSDPRFEEVKASIDECKDKDMTYAAPLFVTAEFINNNTGEIKSQTVFMGDFPMMTDKGTFIINGTERVVVSQLVRSPGVYFDHSVDKSTEKDLHSVRVIPSRGAWLEFDVDKRDTVGVRIDRKRRQPVTVLLKALGWTAEEISERFGFSEIMMSTLEKDNTAGQDEALLDIYRKLRPGEPPTKESAQTLLENLFFKEKRYDLARVGRYKINKKLGLHPGEAIDGSTLTREDIVSTIEYLVRLHAGDRMMTAPGGVEVPVGVDDIDHFGNRRLRTVGELIQNQIRVGLSRMERVVRERMTTQDVEAITPQTLINIRPVVAAIKEFFGTSQLSQFMDQNNPLSGLTHKRRLSALGPGGLSRERAGLEVRDVHPSHYGRMCPIETPEGPNIGLIGSLSVYARVNPFGFIETPYRKVIDGRVTDEVKYLTADEEDRHVRAQANSAVDADGNFVEDRVLCRRGNEEMEFVDTSEVDYMDVSPRQMVSVATAMIPFLEHDDANRALMGANMQRQAVPLIRSESPVVGTGMELRAAVDAGDVVVNDKPGVVEEVSADYVTVMADDGTRKSYRMRKFARSNQGTCANQRPIVDEGQRVERGQVLADGPCTENGEMALGKNLLVAIMPWEGHNYEDAIILSQRLVEDDVLTSIHIEEHEIDARDTKLGAEEITRDIPNVSDEVLADLDERGIVRIGAEVRDGDILVGKVTPKGETELTPEERLLRAIFGEKAREVRDTSLKVPHGESGKVIGIRVFSRDDDDDLPPGVNELVRVYVAQKRKIQDGDKLAGRHGNKGVIGKILPTEDMPFMPDGTPVDIILNTHGVPRRMNIGQILETHLGWIGKAGWEVDVAADGTRPEWAKALPEEMLAAPADSNIATPVFDGAREEELTGLLASTRPNRDGDRMVDDDGKSTLFDGRSGEPFPYPVAVGYMYILKLHHLVDDKIHARSTGPYSMITQQPLGGKAQFGGQRFGEMECWAMQAYGAAYTLQELLTIKSDDVVGRVKVYEAIVKGENIPEPGIPESFKVLLKELQSLCLNVEVLSSDGAAIEMRDGDDEDLERAAANLGINLSRNEAATVDDLAN, encoded by the coding sequence GTGCTGGAAGGACGCATCTTGGCAGTCTCCACCCAGACAAGCGCCAATACGAAGCTGGGAGTTTCGGGGGGTATACCCGGGGCTCCATTGCGGGTGTCTTTCGCGAAGATCCGGGAGCCGCTGGAGGTGCCCGGACTTCTCGATCTACAAACGGAATCTTTCGCCTGGTTGGTCGGCACGCCGGATTGGCGTGAGCGCGCTGCCGCTCGCGGTGACGGCGGGCTGGTCGGCGGGCTCGAGGAGGTTCTCGAGGAACTCTCCCCGATCGAGGATTTCTCCGGCTCGATGTCCCTGTCTTTCTCCGACCCTCGTTTCGAAGAGGTCAAGGCCTCCATCGACGAGTGCAAAGACAAAGATATGACCTACGCGGCGCCGTTGTTCGTCACCGCGGAGTTCATCAACAACAACACCGGCGAGATCAAGAGCCAGACGGTTTTCATGGGTGATTTCCCGATGATGACCGATAAAGGCACCTTCATCATCAACGGCACCGAGCGTGTCGTGGTCTCCCAGTTGGTGCGTTCGCCGGGCGTGTACTTCGATCACTCGGTCGACAAGAGCACCGAAAAGGATCTGCACAGCGTCCGGGTCATCCCGAGCCGTGGTGCATGGCTCGAGTTCGACGTCGACAAGCGCGATACCGTCGGTGTGCGTATCGACCGCAAGCGTCGTCAGCCGGTGACCGTGCTGCTCAAGGCCCTCGGCTGGACCGCTGAGGAGATCTCCGAGCGCTTCGGGTTCTCCGAGATCATGATGTCCACCCTGGAGAAGGACAACACGGCCGGCCAGGACGAGGCGCTGCTCGATATCTACCGCAAGCTACGCCCGGGCGAACCGCCCACCAAGGAGTCCGCGCAGACCCTGTTGGAGAACCTGTTCTTCAAGGAGAAGCGCTACGACCTCGCGCGCGTCGGTCGCTACAAGATCAACAAGAAGCTCGGTCTGCATCCGGGTGAGGCCATCGACGGGTCCACGCTGACCCGCGAGGACATCGTCTCGACCATCGAATACCTGGTGCGGCTGCACGCCGGCGACCGGATGATGACCGCCCCCGGCGGTGTCGAGGTGCCGGTCGGCGTGGACGATATCGACCACTTCGGTAACCGTCGCCTGCGCACCGTGGGCGAACTGATCCAGAATCAGATCCGGGTCGGTCTGTCCCGGATGGAGCGCGTGGTCCGCGAGCGGATGACCACCCAGGACGTCGAGGCGATCACGCCGCAAACCCTGATCAACATCCGCCCCGTCGTGGCCGCGATCAAGGAGTTCTTCGGAACCTCCCAGCTCTCGCAGTTCATGGACCAGAACAACCCGCTGTCGGGTCTGACCCACAAGCGCCGCCTCTCGGCGCTGGGCCCCGGCGGTCTGTCCCGTGAACGCGCGGGCCTCGAGGTCCGTGACGTGCACCCCTCGCACTACGGCCGCATGTGCCCGATCGAGACTCCGGAAGGCCCGAACATCGGCCTGATCGGTTCGCTGTCGGTGTACGCGCGGGTCAATCCGTTCGGTTTCATCGAGACGCCGTACCGCAAGGTGATCGACGGCCGGGTGACCGACGAGGTCAAGTACCTCACCGCCGACGAAGAGGACCGGCACGTCCGAGCCCAGGCGAACTCGGCAGTCGACGCCGACGGCAATTTCGTCGAGGACCGGGTGCTGTGCCGCCGCGGTAACGAGGAGATGGAATTCGTCGACACCAGCGAGGTCGACTACATGGATGTTTCGCCGCGCCAGATGGTGTCGGTGGCGACGGCCATGATTCCGTTCCTGGAGCACGATGACGCCAACCGTGCCTTGATGGGTGCGAATATGCAGCGTCAGGCTGTGCCGTTGATCCGTTCGGAATCCCCTGTGGTGGGTACCGGTATGGAACTGCGGGCGGCGGTCGATGCCGGTGATGTCGTGGTCAACGACAAGCCCGGTGTGGTCGAGGAGGTTTCCGCCGACTACGTGACCGTGATGGCCGACGACGGCACCCGTAAGTCCTATCGGATGCGGAAGTTCGCGCGGTCGAATCAGGGCACGTGTGCCAATCAGCGTCCGATCGTGGACGAGGGTCAGCGGGTCGAGCGTGGTCAGGTCCTGGCCGACGGTCCGTGCACCGAGAACGGTGAGATGGCTCTCGGTAAGAATCTGCTCGTGGCGATCATGCCGTGGGAAGGCCACAACTACGAGGACGCGATCATCCTGTCGCAGCGCCTCGTCGAGGACGACGTTCTCACCTCGATTCATATCGAGGAGCACGAGATCGACGCCCGCGACACCAAGCTGGGTGCCGAGGAGATCACCCGCGATATCCCGAACGTTTCCGATGAGGTCCTCGCCGATCTCGACGAGCGCGGGATCGTGCGGATCGGTGCCGAGGTCCGTGACGGGGACATCCTGGTCGGAAAGGTCACCCCGAAAGGTGAGACCGAGCTGACCCCGGAAGAGCGGTTGTTGCGCGCGATCTTCGGTGAGAAGGCGCGGGAAGTGCGTGACACTTCGTTGAAGGTGCCCCACGGTGAGTCGGGGAAGGTGATCGGTATCCGGGTGTTCTCCCGTGATGACGATGATGACCTGCCTCCCGGTGTGAACGAGTTGGTCCGGGTTTATGTGGCGCAGAAGCGCAAGATCCAGGACGGTGACAAGCTCGCGGGTCGGCACGGCAACAAGGGCGTCATCGGCAAGATCCTCCCCACCGAGGACATGCCGTTCATGCCAGACGGCACCCCGGTCGACATTATTTTGAACACCCATGGTGTGCCGCGTCGTATGAATATCGGGCAGATCCTGGAAACCCACCTCGGCTGGATCGGTAAAGCCGGTTGGGAAGTCGATGTGGCAGCCGATGGCACCCGTCCGGAATGGGCGAAGGCGCTGCCGGAGGAAATGCTGGCTGCTCCGGCCGACTCCAATATCGCGACCCCCGTCTTCGACGGTGCGCGTGAGGAGGAGCTGACCGGGCTGCTGGCCTCGACCCGACCCAACCGCGACGGTGACCGCATGGTCGACGACGACGGTAAGTCGACGTTGTTCGACGGTCGTTCGGGTGAGCCGTTCCCGTATCCGGTGGCGGTGGGCTACATGTACATCCTGAAGCTGCACCACCTGGTCGACGACAAGATCCACGCGCGGTCGACCGGTCCGTACTCGATGATCACCCAGCAGCCGCTCGGTGGTAAGGCGCAGTTCGGTGGTCAGCGTTTCGGTGAGATGGAGTGCTGGGCCATGCAGGCCTACGGTGCTGCCTACACGCTGCAGGAACTGCTGACCATCAAATCCGACGATGTGGTGGGCCGGGTGAAGGTCTACGAGGCGATCGTCAAGGGCGAGAACATTCCGGAGCCCGGAATCCCGGAATCGTTCAAGGTTCTGCTCAAGGAACTCCAGTCACTGTGCCTCAACGTCGAGGTGCTGTCCTCCGACGGCGCGGCCATCGAGATGCGCGACGGCGACGACGAGGATCTCGAGCGGGCGGCGGCCAATCTGGGTATCAACCTGTCCCGGAACGAAGCGGCAACCGTCGACGATCTGGCGAACTAG
- a CDS encoding IS110 family transposase encodes MMLIGVDPHKSTHTATALDPATNSDQGSIRVDASHAGYRQLLVWARQWPERTWAVENAEGLGHHLAQWLVAADEAVVDVAPSATARVRQLSRGGRRKNDRIDAAAAASVAAMQGDARPVYGETHADSLALLDERRKTLSENRTRSVNQLHALLRELLPGGVPTDLTAAKATTALRGLRPISGTDRVRKTLAKDLVADIKRYDTQLTENAAAMSELLDQHGTTLREIPGVGPVLAARIIGRTGRVSRFPTAAAFASYTGTAPVEIASADSTRHRLSRYGDRELNSALHTVAMIQIRMRSTAGRAYYDKKIAEGKTPKEAKRCLKRRLADLCWRTMTRDERRTAPNESSHHADAA; translated from the coding sequence ATGATGCTGATCGGCGTCGATCCGCACAAGTCCACCCACACCGCGACCGCGCTGGATCCAGCGACGAATTCTGATCAGGGATCGATCCGCGTCGACGCCAGCCATGCCGGCTACCGCCAGCTGCTGGTCTGGGCACGGCAATGGCCCGAACGCACTTGGGCTGTGGAGAACGCCGAAGGCCTCGGCCACCACTTGGCGCAGTGGCTGGTCGCCGCCGACGAGGCAGTGGTGGATGTAGCGCCTTCCGCGACCGCGCGAGTGCGGCAGCTCTCCCGCGGTGGCCGCCGCAAGAACGACCGCATCGATGCCGCGGCGGCAGCCAGCGTCGCGGCAATGCAGGGTGATGCCCGTCCGGTATACGGCGAAACGCACGCCGACTCCCTAGCTCTGCTCGATGAGCGACGCAAGACCCTGTCCGAGAACAGAACTCGATCAGTCAACCAATTGCACGCGTTGCTGCGCGAACTGCTGCCAGGCGGGGTCCCCACGGATCTCACCGCCGCCAAGGCCACAACCGCCCTACGTGGTCTGCGCCCGATCAGCGGCACCGACCGAGTCCGAAAAACGCTGGCCAAGGACCTCGTCGCCGATATCAAACGCTACGACACCCAGCTGACCGAGAACGCCGCAGCGATGAGCGAGCTTCTCGATCAGCACGGCACCACGCTGCGCGAAATACCCGGCGTCGGGCCAGTGCTGGCTGCCCGCATTATCGGACGCACTGGACGAGTCAGCAGATTTCCGACGGCTGCCGCTTTCGCGAGCTACACCGGCACCGCACCTGTCGAGATCGCCAGTGCCGATTCGACCCGCCATCGCCTGTCCCGCTACGGCGACAGAGAACTCAATTCCGCGTTGCACACAGTCGCGATGATCCAGATCCGGATGCGCAGCACCGCCGGCCGCGCCTACTACGACAAGAAGATCGCCGAAGGAAAGACCCCGAAGGAAGCGAAGCGCTGTCTCAAGCGCCGCTTGGCCGATCTGTGCTGGCGAACGATGACTCGAGACGAACGCCGCACCGCACCAAACGAATCAAGCCACCACGCCGACGCAGCTTGA
- a CDS encoding DNA-directed RNA polymerase subunit beta' has translation MLDVNFFDELRIGLATAEDIRNWSFGEVKKPETINYRTLKPEKDGLFCEKIFGPTRDWECYCGKYKRVRFKGIICERCGVEVTRAKVRRERMGHIELAAPVTHIWYFKGVPSRLGYLLDLAPKDLEKIIYFAAYVITAVDDEMRHNELSTLEAEMEVEKKTVADQRDADLEARAQKLEADLAELEAEGAKSDVRRKVKDGGEREMKQLRDRAQRELDRLDEIWTTFTKLAPKQLIVDEVLYREITDRYGEYFTGAMGAESIQKLMENFDIAAEAENLRETIRSGKGQKKLRALKRLKVVAAFQTNGNSPMGMVLDAVPVIPPELRPMVQLDGGRFATSDLNDLYRRVINRNNRLKRLIDLGAPEIIVNNEKRMLQESVDALFDNGRRGRPVTGPGNRPLKSLSDLLKGKQGRFRQNLLGKRVDYSGRSVIVVGPQLKLHQCGLPKLMALELFKPFVMKRLVDLNHAQNIKSAKRMVERQRPQVWDVLEEVIAEHPVLLNRAPTLHRLGIQAFEPQLVEGKAIQLHPLVCEAFNADFDGDQMAVHLPLSAEAQAEARILMLSSNNILSPASGRPLAMPRLDMVTGLYYLTRFDEGAKGGYQPANGDGPEQGVYSSPAEAQMAVDRGELTVRSSIKVRLTDQRPQKEVEAELFPDGWRRGDAWTTQTTLGRVLFNELLPADYAFINEPMPKKRQATIINDLAERYPMIVVAQTVDKLKDAGFYWATRSGVTVSMSDVLVPPEKAEIMERYEAQSDQIEKKYQRGALDHQERNNALVKIWQEATEEVGRALRAHYPADNPIITIVDSGATGNFTQTRTLAGMKGLVTNPKGEFIPRPIKSSFREGLTVLEYFINTHGARKGLADTALRTADSGYLTRRLVDVSQDVIVREHDCATERGIIVHIAEKQADGTLIRDAHVETSAYARTLAADALDQSGNVVVGKGADLGDPAIEALLDAGITEVKVRSVLTCTTGTGVCATCYGRSMATGKLVDIGEAVGIVAAQSIGEPGTQLTMRTFHQGGVAGDDITGGLPRVQELFEARVPKGKAPIAEVSGRIRLEDDDRFYKITIIPDDGGEDVVYDKLSKRQRLRVFKHDDGSERLLADGDHVEVGQQLLEGAADPHEVLRVMGPRQVQIHLVHEVQEVYRSQGVSIHDKHIEVIVRQMLRRVTIIDSGATEFLPGSLTERAEFEASNRRVVAEGREPAAGRPVLMGITKASLATDSWLSAASFQETTRVLTDAAINCRSDRLIGLKENVIIGKLIPAGTGINRYRNIQVQPTEEARAAAYAVPSYDDTYYSPEGFGAATGAAVPLDDYGFSDYR, from the coding sequence GTGCTAGACGTCAACTTCTTCGATGAACTCCGGATCGGCCTGGCCACCGCCGAAGACATCCGTAACTGGTCCTTCGGCGAGGTGAAGAAGCCGGAGACCATCAACTACCGCACGCTCAAGCCGGAGAAGGACGGCCTGTTCTGCGAGAAGATCTTCGGTCCCACCCGGGACTGGGAGTGCTATTGCGGTAAGTACAAGCGTGTCCGCTTCAAGGGCATCATCTGTGAGCGCTGTGGCGTCGAGGTGACCCGCGCCAAGGTGCGTCGTGAGCGGATGGGCCATATCGAGCTGGCCGCCCCGGTCACCCACATCTGGTACTTCAAAGGTGTGCCGAGCCGGCTCGGTTACCTGCTCGACCTGGCGCCGAAGGATCTGGAAAAGATCATCTACTTCGCCGCCTACGTCATCACCGCCGTCGACGACGAGATGCGGCACAACGAGCTGTCCACGCTCGAGGCGGAGATGGAGGTCGAGAAGAAGACCGTCGCCGACCAGCGGGACGCCGACCTCGAGGCCCGGGCGCAGAAGCTGGAGGCCGATCTGGCCGAGCTCGAGGCCGAAGGTGCCAAGTCCGACGTCCGTCGCAAGGTCAAAGACGGCGGCGAGCGGGAGATGAAGCAGCTCCGCGACCGGGCCCAGCGTGAGCTGGACCGGCTCGACGAGATCTGGACCACGTTCACCAAGCTCGCGCCCAAGCAGCTGATCGTGGACGAAGTGCTCTACCGCGAGATCACCGACCGTTACGGCGAGTACTTCACCGGCGCGATGGGCGCGGAGTCCATCCAGAAGCTGATGGAGAACTTCGATATCGCGGCCGAGGCCGAGAACCTGCGGGAGACCATCCGCAGCGGTAAGGGTCAGAAGAAGCTGCGCGCTCTCAAGCGGCTCAAGGTCGTCGCGGCCTTCCAGACCAACGGCAATTCGCCGATGGGCATGGTGCTCGACGCCGTTCCGGTGATCCCGCCGGAACTGCGGCCGATGGTCCAGCTCGACGGTGGCCGGTTCGCCACCTCCGACCTGAACGATCTCTACCGGCGTGTCATCAACCGCAACAACCGCCTCAAGCGACTGATCGACCTCGGTGCCCCCGAGATCATCGTCAACAACGAGAAGCGGATGCTGCAGGAATCCGTGGACGCGCTGTTCGACAACGGCCGTCGCGGCCGGCCGGTCACCGGCCCGGGTAACCGCCCGCTGAAGTCGCTGAGCGATCTGCTCAAGGGTAAGCAGGGTCGTTTCCGGCAGAACCTGCTCGGTAAGCGTGTCGACTACTCCGGTCGTTCGGTCATCGTCGTCGGCCCGCAGCTCAAACTGCACCAGTGCGGGCTGCCCAAGCTGATGGCGCTGGAGCTGTTCAAGCCGTTCGTGATGAAGCGGCTGGTCGACCTGAACCACGCGCAGAACATCAAATCCGCCAAGCGGATGGTGGAGCGGCAGCGGCCGCAGGTGTGGGACGTCCTCGAAGAGGTCATCGCCGAGCATCCGGTGCTGCTCAACCGGGCACCCACGCTGCACCGCCTCGGTATCCAGGCCTTCGAGCCGCAGCTGGTCGAGGGTAAGGCCATCCAGCTGCACCCGCTGGTCTGTGAGGCGTTCAACGCCGACTTCGACGGTGACCAGATGGCCGTGCACCTGCCGCTGTCGGCGGAGGCGCAGGCCGAGGCCCGCATCCTGATGCTGTCCTCGAACAACATCCTGTCCCCGGCGTCGGGTCGCCCGCTGGCCATGCCCCGTCTGGACATGGTGACGGGTCTGTACTACCTGACCCGGTTCGACGAAGGCGCCAAGGGCGGGTACCAGCCCGCGAACGGCGACGGTCCGGAGCAGGGCGTGTACTCCTCGCCGGCCGAGGCACAGATGGCGGTCGACCGTGGCGAGCTGACCGTGCGGTCGAGCATCAAGGTGCGGCTGACCGATCAGCGTCCGCAGAAAGAGGTCGAGGCGGAGCTGTTCCCGGACGGATGGCGGCGCGGCGACGCGTGGACCACCCAGACCACTCTGGGCCGGGTGCTGTTCAACGAACTGCTGCCCGCGGACTACGCGTTCATCAACGAGCCGATGCCGAAGAAGCGGCAGGCGACGATCATCAACGATCTCGCCGAGCGCTACCCGATGATCGTGGTCGCGCAGACCGTCGACAAGCTCAAGGACGCCGGCTTCTACTGGGCCACGCGTTCGGGTGTCACCGTCTCCATGTCGGACGTGCTCGTTCCGCCGGAGAAGGCCGAGATCATGGAGCGCTACGAGGCGCAGTCCGATCAGATCGAGAAGAAGTACCAGCGTGGTGCTCTCGATCACCAGGAGCGCAACAACGCCCTGGTCAAGATCTGGCAGGAGGCCACCGAAGAGGTCGGCCGCGCGCTGCGGGCGCACTACCCGGCCGATAACCCGATCATCACGATCGTCGACTCGGGCGCCACGGGTAACTTCACCCAGACCCGTACCCTCGCCGGTATGAAGGGCCTGGTGACGAACCCGAAGGGTGAGTTCATCCCGCGACCGATCAAGTCCTCCTTCCGTGAGGGCCTGACGGTTCTGGAGTACTTCATCAACACCCACGGTGCTCGTAAGGGTCTGGCCGATACCGCGCTGCGTACCGCCGACTCGGGTTACCTGACCCGTCGTCTGGTCGACGTCTCGCAGGACGTCATCGTGCGCGAGCACGATTGCGCCACCGAGCGCGGCATCATCGTGCACATCGCCGAGAAGCAGGCCGACGGCACGCTGATCCGCGACGCGCATGTGGAGACCTCGGCCTACGCTCGGACGCTCGCCGCGGACGCGCTCGACCAGAGCGGCAATGTCGTCGTCGGCAAGGGCGCGGACCTGGGCGATCCCGCGATCGAGGCGCTGCTGGACGCCGGTATCACCGAGGTGAAGGTCCGCTCCGTGCTGACCTGCACGACCGGTACCGGGGTCTGTGCGACCTGCTACGGCCGTTCGATGGCGACCGGCAAGCTGGTCGATATCGGTGAGGCGGTCGGTATCGTCGCCGCGCAGTCCATCGGTGAGCCGGGTACCCAGCTGACCATGCGTACCTTCCACCAGGGTGGTGTCGCGGGTGATGACATCACCGGTGGTCTGCCTCGTGTTCAGGAGCTTTTCGAGGCTCGGGTGCCCAAGGGCAAGGCGCCCATCGCCGAGGTCTCGGGCCGGATCCGGCTGGAGGACGACGACCGCTTCTACAAGATCACCATCATTCCCGACGACGGCGGGGAAGATGTGGTCTACGACAAGCTGTCCAAGCGTCAGCGGCTGCGCGTGTTCAAGCACGACGACGGCAGCGAACGTCTGCTCGCCGACGGCGACCACGTCGAGGTCGGCCAGCAGTTGCTGGAAGGCGCGGCGGATCCGCACGAGGTGCTGCGCGTGATGGGCCCCCGGCAGGTCCAGATCCACCTGGTCCACGAGGTCCAGGAGGTCTACCGGAGCCAGGGTGTGTCGATCCACGACAAACACATCGAGGTCATCGTCCGCCAGATGCTGCGCCGGGTGACGATCATCGACTCGGGCGCCACCGAGTTCCTGCCCGGTTCGCTCACCGAGCGGGCCGAGTTCGAGGCGTCCAACCGTCGGGTCGTCGCCGAGGGGCGCGAACCCGCGGCGGGTCGTCCGGTGCTGATGGGTATCACCAAGGCGTCGCTGGCCACCGATTCGTGGCTGTCGGCGGCGTCGTTCCAGGAGACCACCCGAGTCCTGACGGACGCGGCGATCAACTGCCGCTCCGACCGGCTCATCGGCCTCAAGGAGAACGTGATCATCGGTAAGCTGATCCCGGCCGGTACCGGTATCAACCGGTACCGCAACATCCAGGTTCAGCCGACCGAGGAGGCCCGTGCCGCAGCGTATGCGGTGCCGTCCTACGACGACACCTACTACAGCCCGGAGGGCTTCGGCGCCGCCACCGGTGCCGCGGTCCCGCTGGACGATTACGGATTCAGCGACTACCGGTAA